The nucleotide sequence CAGCCACATTGCCCAGGCCCAGGCCAAGTTTGAAGTCGGAAATCTTTATATCAACCGAGGGATTACCGGGGCAATCGTAGATCGACAACCCTTTGGGGGATTCAAACTGTCAGGAATTGGCTCCAAAGCAGGCGGGCAAGATTATTTATTACAATTCCTAGAGCCACGGGTCGTCACCGAAAATGTTCAACGTCAAGGCTTTGCCCCTATTGCTGGTGTAGATAGTTAAGCTGGTTAGACAAAGGGTGAAGCTATGACCGAAAAGCTAATTATCAAAAACTTTGCAGGCATTGAAGAGCTAGAAATTGAAGTCAAGAAAATCAACATTCTCATTGGCTCAGAAACCAGTGGCAAAAGTATTTGTGCTAAGTTACTCTTTTATTTCAAAAGCTTTTTTAGTCAAATGTCTTTAATTATCGAAGGTGGAAACACGAAAGAGGATTTAGATACTGATTATTCTCGGAAATTTACTGAATATTTTCCACGGAATTCATGGAGCAAAAATGATTTTTATATCAAATATGAAATTGCTAATGAATTTATAAGTATTAATAGAAACGAGAATCAAAACGCAGGAGTATCATTAGATTATTCACCCTATTTCTCCAACTTTTTCGATAAGTCTTCAGAAGATTTAGAAATAATGACAAGTAGAAAGTTCTTGATTAACAAGGAATACGAAAACTACGATAAAATTAGTAAACTTTATGTTATTTCAAAACAATTCAAAGGTGAATTTTTTCACAACCTAAGCAATCATTTTAAGAAAGACATAAAATTTGATCAACTATATATTTTATCTGGTCGTTCGTTTTTTTCAATCTTTAATAGAAACTTATATTTGTTTTATTCGCAAAAGATAAATGTTGATCCATTTTTGCTCTCTTTTGGTTTAAGTTATGAAGACATTAAGGATCTGCGCGAGTCTTTTCACAATCGGATTTATAAATCCATAGAGAAGCAAAAATCTCAATCTGAAATTAAGAAACTGGCTGAGGATTCTTTACGTGCTAAATATATTCGCCAGGATGGCCAAGATTTTCTGCTTCATAGTGATGGAAGGAAAGTAAGCATAACTAATGCATCATCTGGTCAACAAGAGCTTCTTCCTTTAACAATTATCTTAGAGGCACTACCGCATATGGCCCCTAGTTCACTTGGCTACACAGTTTATGTTGAAGAACCAGAAGCGCATCTCTTTCCAAGTACTCAAAGAAATATTATCGAGTTAATGGCTACAGTTTTCAACTCTTGTGAGGATAAGTTACAGCTTTTTATCACAACTCACAGCCCTTATGTCCTAACAGCAATTAATAACCTCCTCCAGGCCGGGCAAATCTATGAAACGGCTGATGAGAGTACCCAAAAGAAACTTGAAGAGATTCTCCCAAAATATAAGTCACTCCATACGGCTGATGTGGCTGCCTACTCTTTATCTGAGGGTCGTTGTCAAAATATTATTAATTCTGAAACAGGCTTGATCGATGCCCAAATTATTGACTCGGTTTCTGAAGACTTAGCAATTCAGTTTGATGAACTTCTTGATTTAATTTAGACGATCAATGAAAAGATTTCCCGGTTGCGAACAATGGTTATCAGACAAAATAATACCCATCCAAGAAAACAAGAGTAAAATTAATTTCCTCAATCCTGAGCAACGGCAAGTTTACAAACTTAAGATTGATGGATGCGCTATTAATGATAACTTAACGCCCCGATGTGATTATGGCTTAGTGCCTTGTACTCATGTGGAAATTTATATCGAACTTAAAGGTAGAGATGTATCGGGTGCAATCAAACAAATAGAATCTACAATTCATGAAATTTCTAGTGATTCCAAGAAAATAAAAAAGCTCTGTTTTATTATTTGTACACAGGTAGCAATTCCTCGAACAGATCAACAAAATTCGCAGACAAGATTTAAGAATCACTTTAACGCTATTCTTTACATTAAAAGAGGTGGATATGAATATGATTTAACCAATTGTTGTTAATTAGTTTAATCTCTTTCAATGATGGATACACATAGCTTTAATTTAGTCCTCAATGGGCAGCACTTTATGGCACGCTATAAAAGGTGAGCAGTCAAGACATTATGGAAGCATTATCAATTCCCACCTGGGTGATTCATATTTCGAGCGTTTTGGAGTGGATGGCAGCGATTGTTTTGATTTGGCGATTTGGGGAACTACATCCGCAACAAGGTTGGAAGTGGTTAGCTTTGGCGATGTTACCGGCCCTAATCAGTGCGATGTGTGCTTGTACGTGGCATTACTATAACAACGATGTTCAACTTGAGTGGCTTGTGGTTGTCCAGGCCGGCTTAACATTATTTGGGAATACGACCCTTTGTCTAGCGGCGGGATGGATTTACTATCGTTACCAGGCCAAGTTACCCTAATTACCTGCTTCTTTTGATTTATAAATTCGCTTAACTAATCAACGTCAGTTGTGATCCGGCCGTGGTTTTAGTGACAGCGATCCGGGTTTGAAACGCAGCTTGGAGTTGGGGCATATGGGTAATGGCTAAGATGCAGGCAAAATCTGGGGCAATACTATTCAAGGCGGCAATTAACCGTTCACAACCCTCCTGATCTTGGGTGCCAAACCCTTCATCAATAATTAACAGTTGCAGTTCACTCCCACTTTGACGAGCTAACAAACGTGAAAGAGCTAACCGGATCGCAAAATTGACCCGAAAAGCTTCCCCACCAGAATAGGTTTCATAGGGACGGGTGCCTTGGGTATCAGCAATCAAAATATCCAGGGTATCAATCAGCTTATTGGGTTCTTTACGGAAGGCTGCACCAACGGATTTAGTGCCTCGGCCCGCTTTTTGGGTGACAAACTGGACGTGGAGTTGACTGCCCGTTAACCGCCCAAGAAGATGATTCGCTTCGGCTTCTAGCTGGGGTAAAAGATTTTCAATCATCAGGGCCGGAATGCCATTTTGACCAAAAGCCTGGGCCAGTTCTTGATAAATTTGCAGTTGGGACTGGGCGTGGGCCTGTTGTTGTTGGAGTTGGCCCAGTTGGGTTTGGAGTTGGTGGTGTTGCTGTTGTTGTTGGCTGAGACGACCGAGGTGGGCCAGATGGGTTTCTAGATTAGTTTGGGCCTGGTTCATTTCCTCGGCAAGTTGCTTAAGGCGGCTGGGGGTATCTTGGCTGTGATGGAGTTGGGCTTGTAGGTGTTTGATTTGATTTCCCGTCTCTGCAATTTGCTCTTTAATCTTGTCTATGGCGATGGCCAGATTTTGGATGGTCTGTTGAAGTTGGGGAGCCGTGGCCTGGGCCTGGGTCAGTTCTTGCCATTGGAGTAAATAAGGCTGATAGTCCCGCAGTTGGGCCTGGAGTTGATGGTGAGCGGTGGGGTCATAGTCAAGCGCGTCCAGTTGGGCCTGGATGGTTTGCAATTCTTGAGCTAAGTCGGAGTTGGTGGTGAGGGTCTTAAGTTCCGTTTGGAGGTGATTTTGATGCGCGATCAGGGCCGGGAGTTGTTGTTCCAGGTGATGGAGTTGGCGGCGGGCTTGGTTCAGTTCGGCTTGTTTAGCTTCGGCCCAACGCCACCGTTCGACTTCGCCTCGGGCCAGGGCATGAGTTTTTTCGTCATAGTTGAGGGCGGTCAACTGGGTAGTCAGGGTGTGCCATTCGGGGGCCTGATTTTGGACCTGTTGCTGCTGCTGGAGTTGGGATTCAAGGGTTTGAATTTCGTTAAAGATGCGATGCAACTGTGCTTCCAAGCTCGTAGTATTTCCTAATTGGGCTTCGAGGCGGCCCCGCTGCTCTAGGACTTGATGGAGTTGACTCAGTTCTTGATCAACCTCGCGATATTCCCGACGCAGGACTTGAATTTCCCGCTCGGACACCGCTAACTGTTCCCGAATCACCCAAATTTGATCCAGCAGATCTTGTTGAGACTGCTCATGGCGTTGTTTGAC is from Pseudocalidococcus azoricus BACA0444 and encodes:
- a CDS encoding AAA family ATPase yields the protein MTEKLIIKNFAGIEELEIEVKKINILIGSETSGKSICAKLLFYFKSFFSQMSLIIEGGNTKEDLDTDYSRKFTEYFPRNSWSKNDFYIKYEIANEFISINRNENQNAGVSLDYSPYFSNFFDKSSEDLEIMTSRKFLINKEYENYDKISKLYVISKQFKGEFFHNLSNHFKKDIKFDQLYILSGRSFFSIFNRNLYLFYSQKINVDPFLLSFGLSYEDIKDLRESFHNRIYKSIEKQKSQSEIKKLAEDSLRAKYIRQDGQDFLLHSDGRKVSITNASSGQQELLPLTIILEALPHMAPSSLGYTVYVEEPEAHLFPSTQRNIIELMATVFNSCEDKLQLFITTHSPYVLTAINNLLQAGQIYETADESTQKKLEEILPKYKSLHTADVAAYSLSEGRCQNIINSETGLIDAQIIDSVSEDLAIQFDELLDLI
- a CDS encoding DUF2499 domain-containing protein — its product is MEALSIPTWVIHISSVLEWMAAIVLIWRFGELHPQQGWKWLALAMLPALISAMCACTWHYYNNDVQLEWLVVVQAGLTLFGNTTLCLAAGWIYYRYQAKLP